One genomic window of Burkholderia diffusa includes the following:
- a CDS encoding YdcH family protein — MQNRPTEQQQELHNRLAALQEQHQQLAREIELKEGHSDIDDITLHRLKKEKLAAKDKIILLQSQLEPDKRA; from the coding sequence ATGCAAAATCGTCCCACGGAACAGCAGCAGGAATTGCACAACCGTTTGGCTGCATTGCAGGAGCAGCACCAGCAGCTTGCTCGGGAGATCGAGCTGAAGGAAGGACACTCCGACATCGACGACATCACGCTGCACCGGCTGAAGAAGGAAAAGCTGGCGGCGAAGGACAAAATCATTTTGCTGCAATCGCAGCTGGAACCGGATAAGCGCGCCTGA
- a CDS encoding potassium transporter Kup, with translation MNDTIQATDAAHAHSTHQHSMRALAIAAIGVVFGDIGTSPLYSLKEAFSPAHGIPLTEGSILGVISLLFWAIILVVGIKYLLFVMRADNNGEGGVLALMALSLRPLDSKTRVAGALMALGIFGACMFYGDAVITPAISVMSAVEGLEIATPHLSHLVMPITIVILIALFWIQRHGTAMVGKLFGPIMVLWFIAIAALGVHHIVRVPGIIAAINPYYAASFMSEHVLQAYVVLGSVVLVLTGAEALYADMGHFGAKPIRLAAYGLVMPSLVLNYFGQGALLIQNPKAIENPFFLLAPEWALLPLVVLSTVATVIASQAVISGAYSLTSQAIQLGYVPRMKVLHTSELAIGQIYVPVVNWLLLFVILCIVIGFKSSDNLAAAYGIAVTATMVITTVLAAVVMVKVWNWNRLLVGAIIAVFLAVDLGFFGANLLKVAQGGWLPLGIGALLFFLLMTWYKGRHIVKERTAADGIPLEPFLQGLLAHPPHRVSGTAIYLTGNDKLVPVSLLHNLKHNKVLHERTIFLTFVTRDIPYVRDDKRLSSRDAGGGLYIVKAEYGFNETPDVKAVLEEFGRTHDMTFELMDTSFFLARETVVPTHLPGMSIWRERVFAWMHQNAAKPTDFFSIPANRVVELGTKIEI, from the coding sequence ATGAACGACACGATCCAGGCGACCGACGCAGCCCATGCCCATTCGACGCACCAACACTCGATGCGGGCGCTTGCGATAGCGGCCATCGGCGTCGTATTCGGCGACATCGGCACGAGCCCGCTGTATTCGCTGAAGGAGGCGTTCAGCCCCGCACACGGCATTCCGCTCACCGAAGGCTCGATTCTCGGGGTGATCTCGCTGTTGTTCTGGGCGATCATTCTCGTGGTCGGCATCAAGTATCTGCTGTTCGTGATGCGAGCCGACAACAACGGCGAGGGCGGCGTGCTTGCGCTGATGGCGCTGTCGCTGCGGCCGCTCGACTCGAAAACTCGCGTCGCGGGCGCGCTGATGGCGCTCGGGATCTTCGGCGCGTGCATGTTCTACGGCGATGCCGTGATCACGCCGGCGATTTCCGTGATGTCAGCGGTCGAAGGTCTCGAGATCGCCACGCCGCACCTGTCCCATCTCGTGATGCCGATCACGATCGTGATCCTGATCGCGCTGTTCTGGATCCAGCGTCACGGTACCGCGATGGTCGGCAAGCTGTTCGGACCGATCATGGTGCTGTGGTTCATCGCGATCGCGGCGCTCGGCGTGCATCACATCGTGCGCGTGCCGGGCATCATCGCGGCGATCAACCCGTATTACGCGGCGTCGTTCATGTCGGAGCACGTGCTGCAGGCCTATGTCGTGCTCGGTTCGGTCGTGCTGGTGCTGACCGGCGCGGAAGCACTCTACGCGGACATGGGCCATTTCGGCGCGAAGCCGATTCGCCTGGCCGCATACGGGCTCGTGATGCCGTCGCTCGTGCTGAACTACTTCGGCCAGGGTGCGCTGCTGATCCAGAACCCGAAGGCGATCGAGAACCCGTTCTTCCTGTTGGCGCCGGAGTGGGCGCTGCTGCCGCTCGTCGTGCTGTCGACGGTCGCGACCGTGATCGCTTCGCAGGCCGTGATCTCGGGTGCGTATTCGCTGACGTCGCAGGCGATCCAGCTCGGTTACGTGCCGCGCATGAAGGTGCTGCATACGTCCGAGCTGGCCATCGGCCAGATCTACGTGCCGGTCGTGAACTGGCTTCTGTTGTTCGTGATCCTCTGCATTGTGATCGGCTTCAAGAGCTCCGACAACCTTGCCGCCGCGTACGGTATCGCAGTGACGGCGACGATGGTGATCACGACCGTGCTCGCGGCCGTCGTGATGGTGAAGGTGTGGAACTGGAACCGGCTGCTCGTCGGCGCGATCATCGCGGTGTTTCTCGCGGTCGACCTGGGCTTTTTCGGCGCGAACCTGCTCAAGGTCGCGCAGGGCGGCTGGCTGCCGCTCGGCATCGGCGCGCTGCTGTTCTTCCTTCTGATGACGTGGTACAAGGGCCGCCACATCGTCAAGGAGCGTACGGCTGCGGATGGTATCCCGCTCGAGCCTTTCCTGCAGGGGCTGCTCGCCCATCCGCCGCACCGTGTGTCGGGCACCGCGATCTACCTGACCGGCAACGACAAGCTGGTGCCCGTGAGCCTGCTGCACAACCTGAAGCACAACAAGGTGCTGCACGAGCGGACCATATTCCTGACGTTCGTCACGCGCGACATCCCGTACGTGCGCGACGACAAGCGCCTGAGTTCGCGCGACGCGGGCGGCGGTCTGTACATCGTCAAGGCCGAATACGGCTTCAACGAGACGCCGGACGTGAAGGCGGTGCTCGAGGAGTTCGGTCGCACGCACGACATGACGTTCGAGCTGATGGACACGTCGTTCTTCCTCGCGCGCGAAACGGTCGTGCCGACGCATCTGCCCGGCATGTCGATCTGGCGCGAACGCGTGTTCGCTTGGATGCATCAGAACGCGGCGAAGCCGACCGACTTCTTCTCTATCCCGGCGAACCGCGTCGTGGAGCTCGGCACCAAGATCGAAATCTGA
- a CDS encoding phosphoribosyltransferase, protein MTQQITMTAADLMTDPRNDDKNLWVGWDEYHRLIELLALQVHASGWKFDQILCLARGGLRVGDQLSRIYDVPLAILATSSYREAAGTEQGELDIAQYITMTRGNLEGNVLLVDDLVDSGVTLARVQEHLKERYPAVKAVRSAVLWYKGCSKVKPDYHTQYLPTNPWIHQPFEEWDTVRPHNLEAWIKRGRAQRDGSGA, encoded by the coding sequence ATGACGCAGCAAATCACGATGACGGCGGCAGACTTGATGACCGATCCGCGCAACGACGACAAGAACCTGTGGGTGGGTTGGGACGAATACCATCGTCTGATCGAGCTGCTCGCGCTCCAGGTGCATGCATCGGGCTGGAAGTTCGACCAGATCCTGTGCCTCGCGCGCGGCGGTCTGCGCGTCGGCGATCAACTCTCGCGCATCTATGATGTCCCGCTCGCGATCCTCGCGACGAGTTCGTATCGCGAAGCGGCCGGTACCGAGCAGGGCGAGCTCGACATCGCGCAGTACATCACGATGACGCGTGGCAACCTCGAGGGCAACGTGCTGCTGGTCGACGATCTCGTCGATTCGGGCGTCACGCTCGCGCGCGTGCAGGAGCACCTGAAGGAGCGTTATCCGGCGGTCAAGGCCGTGCGCTCGGCGGTGCTCTGGTACAAGGGTTGCTCCAAGGTCAAGCCCGACTATCACACGCAGTATCTGCCGACGAATCCGTGGATTCATCAGCCGTTCGAAGAGTGGGACACCGTTCGCCCGCACAATCTCGAGGCGTGGATCAAGCGCGGTCGCGCGCAGCGCGACGGCTCGGGCGCATAA
- a CDS encoding Tex family protein: MTETVALKIVQRIATELSVQPRQVAAAVQLLDEGSTVPFIARYRKEVTGNLDDTQLRQLEERLLYLRELEDRRAAILSSIDEQGKLTDELRAAIDAADSKQVLEDLYLPYKPKRRTRAQIAREAGLEPLAQALLANPLLDPQTEAAAYVDADKGVADVKAALDGARDILSEQFGETAELLGKLRDYLHSQGVVSSAVVAGKENEEGEKFRDYYDYAETIRTVPSHRALALFRGRNAGVLTVKLGLGEELDAQVPHPGEAMIARHFGIANQSRPADKWLSDVCRWCWRVKVQPHIENELLTQLRETAEAEAIRVFARNLKDLLLAAPAGPKAVIGLDPGLRTGVKVAVVDRTGKLLATDTIYPHEPRRDWDGSLAKLARIAAQTQAELISIGNGTASRETDKLASELISKHPELRLQKIVVSEAGASVYSASELAAKEFPELDVSLRGAVSIARRLQDPLAELVKIEPKAIGVGQYQHDVNQRELARSLDAVVEDCVNAVGVDANTASVALLARVSGLNATLARNIVDYRDANGPFPSRDHLRKVPRLGDKTFEQAAGFLRINGGENPLDRSSVHPEAYPVVERILAKISKRIDDVLGSRDALAGLSPAEFVDERFGLPTVRDILSELEKPGRDPRPEFKTATFRDGVEKVSDLMPGMLLEGVVTNVAAFGAFVDVGVHQDGLVHVSAMSTKFIKDPHEVVKAGQVVKVKVLDVDVKRQRISLTMRLDDEAAAPGMAPRGGQDRGNAGRGAARPQRSREPEPAGAMAAAFAKLKR, from the coding sequence ATGACGGAAACCGTAGCACTCAAGATCGTACAGCGCATCGCCACCGAACTGTCCGTCCAGCCGCGCCAGGTCGCGGCGGCAGTGCAACTCCTCGACGAAGGCTCGACCGTTCCGTTCATTGCCCGGTACCGCAAGGAAGTGACCGGCAACCTGGACGACACGCAGCTGCGCCAGCTCGAGGAACGCCTCCTGTACCTGCGCGAGCTTGAAGATCGCCGCGCGGCGATCCTGTCGAGCATTGATGAACAGGGCAAGCTGACCGACGAACTGCGCGCCGCGATCGACGCGGCCGACAGCAAGCAGGTGCTCGAAGACCTCTATCTGCCGTACAAGCCGAAGCGCCGCACCCGCGCGCAGATCGCCCGCGAAGCCGGCCTCGAGCCGCTGGCGCAAGCGCTGCTTGCAAATCCGCTGCTCGACCCGCAGACGGAAGCCGCCGCGTACGTCGATGCCGACAAGGGCGTCGCCGACGTGAAGGCCGCGCTCGATGGCGCGCGCGACATCCTGTCCGAACAATTCGGCGAAACGGCCGAATTGCTCGGCAAGCTGCGCGATTACCTGCACAGCCAGGGCGTCGTGTCCTCCGCGGTCGTCGCAGGCAAGGAAAACGAGGAAGGCGAGAAGTTCCGGGACTACTACGACTACGCGGAAACCATCCGGACGGTGCCGTCGCATCGCGCGCTGGCGCTGTTCCGCGGCCGCAATGCCGGCGTGCTGACCGTCAAGCTCGGGCTCGGCGAGGAACTCGACGCGCAGGTCCCGCATCCCGGCGAAGCGATGATCGCGCGCCATTTCGGGATCGCGAACCAGAGCCGCCCGGCGGACAAGTGGCTGTCCGACGTGTGCCGCTGGTGCTGGCGCGTGAAGGTGCAGCCGCACATCGAGAACGAACTGCTCACGCAACTGCGCGAAACGGCGGAGGCCGAAGCGATCCGCGTGTTCGCCCGCAACCTGAAGGATCTGCTGCTGGCCGCGCCGGCCGGCCCGAAGGCCGTCATCGGTCTCGACCCCGGCCTGCGCACGGGCGTGAAGGTCGCCGTGGTCGACCGCACCGGCAAGCTGCTCGCGACCGATACGATCTACCCGCACGAGCCGCGCCGCGACTGGGACGGTTCGCTCGCGAAGCTCGCGCGCATCGCTGCGCAGACGCAGGCCGAGTTGATCAGCATCGGCAACGGCACCGCGTCCCGTGAAACCGACAAGCTCGCGAGCGAGCTGATCTCGAAGCACCCCGAACTGCGGCTGCAGAAGATCGTCGTGTCGGAAGCCGGTGCGTCGGTCTATTCGGCCTCCGAGCTGGCCGCAAAGGAATTCCCGGAACTCGACGTGTCGCTGCGCGGCGCCGTGTCGATCGCGCGCCGCCTGCAGGACCCGCTCGCCGAGCTCGTGAAGATCGAGCCAAAGGCGATCGGCGTCGGCCAGTACCAGCACGACGTGAACCAGCGCGAACTCGCCCGCTCGCTCGACGCAGTGGTCGAGGATTGCGTGAACGCGGTGGGCGTCGACGCCAACACCGCGTCGGTCGCGTTGCTCGCACGCGTTTCCGGCCTGAACGCCACGCTCGCGCGCAACATCGTCGATTACCGCGACGCGAACGGGCCGTTCCCGTCCCGCGATCACCTGCGCAAGGTACCGCGCCTCGGCGACAAGACCTTCGAACAGGCAGCCGGCTTCCTGCGCATCAACGGCGGCGAGAATCCGCTTGATCGCTCGTCGGTCCACCCGGAGGCCTATCCGGTCGTCGAACGAATCCTCGCGAAGATCAGCAAGCGGATCGACGACGTGCTCGGCAGCCGCGATGCGCTGGCCGGCCTGTCGCCGGCCGAATTCGTCGACGAACGTTTCGGCCTGCCGACCGTGCGCGACATCCTGTCGGAACTCGAAAAACCGGGTCGTGACCCGCGCCCCGAATTCAAGACCGCAACGTTCCGTGACGGTGTCGAGAAGGTGTCCGACCTGATGCCCGGCATGCTGCTTGAAGGTGTCGTGACGAACGTCGCCGCGTTCGGTGCATTCGTGGATGTCGGCGTGCACCAGGACGGCCTCGTCCACGTGTCCGCGATGTCGACGAAGTTCATCAAGGATCCGCACGAAGTCGTGAAGGCCGGCCAGGTCGTCAAGGTCAAGGTGCTCGACGTCGACGTGAAGCGTCAGCGCATTTCGCTGACGATGCGCCTCGACGACGAAGCAGCCGCGCCCGGCATGGCGCCGCGCGGCGGCCAGGATCGCGGCAATGCCGGCCGCGGTGCGGCGCGCCCGCAGCGCTCGCGCGAGCCCGAACCGGCTGGCGCGATGGCCGCGGCGTTCGCGAAGCTGAAGCGCTGA